cgaatcattttaactctctcttctactactaatccttcacgatttactaaaaataccgagctgagctgggtcacccaggtactattgtttcatcatcatcattacagcctatacagtccactgctggacataggcctccacaagtttacgtcaaaaataacgtgaactcatgtgttttgcccatagtcaccacgctgggcaggcgggttggtgaccgcagtactggctttgtcgcaccaaagacactgctgcccgtcttcggcctgtgtatttcaaagccagcagttggatggttatcccgccgtcggtcggcttcttaagttccaagatggttgtggaaccttgttattccttagtcgcctcttacgacacccacgggaagagagggggtggctaaattctttactactactactactatactaGGTACTATTGTTTATGTATGCAAAATATAACGTTTAAAATTTAGTCAAGAAATTAGTTTTCCTCATCTAATTATCTATTACTATCTCTAAATTCGTGAATTTACCTAtaaaaaatgtagattttttttcaacttttgttttctttcctttattagtttataataaatactacaaACACAGgaatcaattgtttttttttgtttagaagaATAGCTTTTACTTGCAACTCCGTACGAAGATTTCctttattttactttctttgcttGTAAAAAGGAGCAGATCTTAGGACAAAAGAATACTTAAGTGTCCGACAACTACATATATTaatgaactagctgtgcccgcgacttcgtttgcgtggaatttaaaataaaagttatttttcagttcgcagagttataaaattaaaaaatttataaaataaaaatagcctaagttactccttactacattagACTTCTAAATACtgaacgtttttattttaaaacaaaaattgtaccTAACCGAAATTACATCTTTAAAGCTCAGTTTTTTGCGGTGGAGGAGAAGACGGTGCTATTGGAGGACGATAGTATTTATCGTAAATTCCTTCCCAGAATTGAGCCCTTTCCTTCAACAAAGATCCTCTCAATTCTAAGACCTTGTTAATAGACATATGTGGTGACCAATCCGATCCTACTGGTGGCCATGTAAGCTTAGAATTGGCATTCAAGGGTTttctgaaaaaatataaaacgaaaaatcaatttatatcataattttaGTTTCTAGGTGTTTAAGATGTTttcacaatataaaatttttaaatatgtatgtaatcataacgttgtaaatataatttttatcgttttttttttttttgttatcatacACTTGAATGTCGATTTTAAATTAGAACGCgtgtatttttttacctttgcaTAAATTTCATTCAATGTTatacgaaatttaaaaataaaatttcttgttATTTTTACTTACCCTGTAGTCATAAAATTTAACCAAATTTCTCTCATGGTAGCTTTCATCTGCTTATAATCTGCCGATATAGATTCCTCACTTTTTGCAGTCTCTCTTCCGATCTCATGCACATCAAGAACGGCCATTGTTTGGGCACAATGATCTGCACCACGAACACTATTAGTGTATGGTATGACAGGATTGTCGTCACTTGCAAACGAATActcatacaaatatatttcattatttccaTTTTCAACTTGTAGCTTTACTGATCTGAGTGTAGGATATGCGAATATAGTATCAGTAAAATAGTCAATATAAGCTAAAACGGTTTTGTTTATCTCCAAATTActaccaaaataaaaattttgaatttcctTTGCTACTTcttctttttcattttcatcTTTAAACTGCAAATCTGCTGGCAGAAAAGTTGAAAATTTTTCTTTCATCTGATCCTTCCAAACCTCGAAAAGAGGCAACCGAAACAAACCTTCCATTTCAGTGAACCCGTATAGCATgggcatttttttataattaccagattttaatatattaactgGATCATCATCTAGAAACATTTCTTCTCCTACATCACGTTCCACACATGGAGAGAAAAAAAACGTAGAATCCGTTCTGCTCATGAGATTTGGTGCCACTAACTCATCATAAGAGACAGTTTTGTAAAAACTTTCTAAAGCAAAGAAATCTTCTACATCATTAAAGTTTAACATTTTCGCGAATTTTTTAGCATTTTCAATTGGATCACGTTGCACACTAAATGACGCAGTATTGGCACCACTCTCAGGGATAACTCTTTTAAATAAGCCTTGCGCCATTTTTGAAATCATTAAAAGATCTACTGAGGACGAGCCAGCACTAAATCCCGCTATTGTAACTTCATCGGGATCACCGCCAAATTTtgcgatatttttcttaaccCATCGTAATAATTCCACTTGATCCTTCATACCAGCATTACCAGGTACATCTTTTGTACCTAGGCAAAGGAATCCATGCGCGCCTAACCGATAGTTAAAGGTAAcaacaattacttttttactaTTGACTAATTTTTTAGGTGTAAATAGGTTTCCCCACCCCATAAGATAAGCTCCGCCGTGGACATATACGACTACTGGGAGGTTTTTTTCATTGGTATTTGgcacaaaaatatttgcaataagGCAATCTTcttgtatatttaaagtttttggtACAAATGATTTCATGTAATCTACTTGTGGGCATATGATGTTATTTTCCACTGCTTCAAATGGTTCAGACCAAACTGGTGATGGTAGAGGGGCCTGGaatgaaaacaaaattcattTTGCTAAACATTAAGATAAAACCGAGCAAGTAAGAGCAAGAAAAGATTGCATACGACTGCAGATTTGTTTAGATCGAGTTAAACATTTCAGTCAAAAATACGTTCCTTACGTCCTTAATATCACAAATTAGTTTAAATCGAGCTAAACAAATTTGTGATACATGCCTTAAAAAAACGTTTgtggtaatttatttttttaaagatgatCTGAAGGCATAGAGTTGAGAAATTTAAATTGTAGCTAAACGTCATAAATCTATATTAAAGAGATTTCTCTTAGTATATTCTAGTCTCTTAGTATATATAGCCAATAGTATATTCTGTATCTTCAAAAAAATTTAGACGGAGAGGGATTTCGTTGACTGTTTTATTAGTAGTACTAATATGGttcgtaataataattcatattgaCTTTCTATTTACGTTCTGAAACTGACAATTATTGTCGTCTATATATTTACTCAAAACTGTTTTCGTAGTTGTTTAATTAAGTTCTACTAGCTAagccacgcggtttcacccgcattTATTTCAGGGAAAAAAGCCTgcaattgaacaaaaaatttactaacCGTCTatcatgttgacatt
This is a stretch of genomic DNA from Melitaea cinxia chromosome 2, ilMelCinx1.1, whole genome shotgun sequence. It encodes these proteins:
- the LOC123659153 gene encoding cholinesterase 1-like; this translates as MYRLVIFLFLILSVVCDEPKSRTVHLSQGIVHGYKDSDEDIFAFYSIPYATAPTGHEKFKAPLPSPVWSEPFEAVENNIICPQVDYMKSFVPKTLNIQEDCLIANIFVPNTNEKNLPVVVYVHGGAYLMGWGNLFTPKKLVNSKKVIVVTFNYRLGAHGFLCLGTKDVPGNAGMKDQVELLRWVKKNIAKFGGDPDEVTIAGFSAGSSSVDLLMISKMAQGLFKRVIPESGANTASFSVQRDPIENAKKFAKMLNFNDVEDFFALESFYKTVSYDELVAPNLMSRTDSTFFFSPCVERDVGEEMFLDDDPVNILKSGNYKKMPMLYGFTEMEGLFRLPLFEVWKDQMKEKFSTFLPADLQFKDENEKEEVAKEIQNFYFGSNLEINKTVLAYIDYFTDTIFAYPTLRSVKLQVENGNNEIYLYEYSFASDDNPVIPYTNSVRGADHCAQTMAVLDVHEIGRETAKSEESISADYKQMKATMREIWLNFMTTGKPLNANSKLTWPPVGSDWSPHMSINKVLELRGSLLKERAQFWEGIYDKYYRPPIAPSSPPPQKTEL